The region GACGTCCGCACCGGTGCAGGCGATTTTGGAGCGCGCTTGCTACGACTGCCATTCCGATCGCACGCGCTGGCCTTGGTATAGTGCCGTCGCTCCGCTGTCGTGGCTGATCGAACGCGACGTGCGCTTGGGGCGCCAACAACTGAATTTCTCGCGCTGGGGTGGCTACTCCTCCGCCACTCGCCGGCACAAGTTGGAGTGGATCGGGCGGGTGGTGCACAGCGGCAGGATGCCGCCCAGGAGCTATGTTTTTATGCATCCGGAGGCCGCTCTCAATCCCCCTCAGCGTGCCCAAATCGAGCGCTGGGTGAATTCTGCACTGCTCGCCGAGCCCGCCAACTAGCTCAGTGGACTGCGCAGTAAAAGTAACTTTAGCGAGCCGCCCGCCCACCAATCCGGTA is a window of Candidatus Binataceae bacterium DNA encoding:
- a CDS encoding heme-binding domain-containing protein, with protein sequence MGRIKIAAATVLLTASFPATMLLAGASGVPTPTSVLQTSAPVQAILERACYDCHSDRTRWPWYSAVAPLSWLIERDVRLGRQQLNFSRWGGYSSATRRHKLEWIGRVVHSGRMPPRSYVFMHPEAALNPPQRAQIERWVNSALLAEPAN